Proteins from a genomic interval of Cupriavidus pauculus:
- a CDS encoding MFS transporter has protein sequence MRHVDVHQLADNARFNRFHAGVLFWCALIIIFDGYDLAVVGIALPSIMKDMGVDATRAGFMVSAALFGMMFGAVIMGTVADRIGRPRAIAICIALFSIFTAAAGMTRDPVAFSVTRFLAGLGIGGVMPNVVAQMTEFSPRRLRGTMVTLMFSGYSVGGMLAALMGKSLIETYGWQSVFLAAGAPVLIIPAVLRRMPESLPFLIRRNRLDTLRAVLARMAPTYRPQATDRFDLPQADASSAPIRMLFRDGRGFSTVMLWVAFFMCLFMVYALSSWLTKLMAGAGYSLGSALTFVLVLNFGAMAGAIGGGWLADRFNIKHVLVGMYVLAAVSITLLGYRMPTGALFVVVALAGASTIGTQIVTYAYAGQFYPAAVRGTGIGWASGVGRSGAILAPIVIGVLVGMSLSHQQNFAAMAVPAVIAVVAVLLIDHKRSASVIGSASPQAGAAQPVAMQVSPGGS, from the coding sequence ATGCGTCATGTCGACGTTCACCAGCTCGCGGACAACGCGCGCTTCAACCGCTTTCATGCCGGCGTGCTGTTCTGGTGCGCGCTGATCATCATCTTCGACGGCTACGATCTGGCCGTGGTCGGCATCGCGCTGCCATCGATCATGAAGGACATGGGCGTCGACGCCACGCGCGCCGGCTTCATGGTCAGCGCCGCGCTGTTCGGCATGATGTTCGGCGCGGTCATCATGGGCACCGTGGCCGACCGCATTGGCCGGCCACGCGCCATTGCCATCTGCATTGCGCTGTTCAGCATCTTCACGGCCGCAGCGGGCATGACCCGCGACCCGGTCGCCTTCAGCGTGACGCGCTTTCTGGCCGGCCTGGGCATTGGCGGCGTGATGCCGAACGTGGTGGCGCAGATGACCGAGTTCTCGCCGCGCCGCCTGCGCGGCACGATGGTCACGCTGATGTTCAGCGGCTACTCGGTGGGCGGCATGCTGGCCGCGCTGATGGGCAAGTCGCTGATCGAAACCTACGGCTGGCAGTCGGTCTTCCTGGCGGCGGGCGCGCCGGTGCTGATCATTCCGGCCGTGCTCAGGCGGATGCCGGAGTCGCTGCCGTTCCTGATCCGCCGCAACCGGCTCGATACGCTGCGCGCCGTGCTGGCCCGCATGGCGCCCACGTACCGCCCGCAGGCCACCGACCGCTTCGACCTGCCGCAGGCGGACGCCTCCAGCGCGCCCATCCGCATGCTGTTCCGCGACGGCCGCGGCTTCAGCACCGTGATGCTCTGGGTTGCGTTCTTCATGTGCCTGTTCATGGTCTATGCCTTGAGTTCGTGGCTGACCAAGCTGATGGCCGGCGCGGGCTACAGCCTGGGATCGGCGCTGACGTTCGTGCTGGTGCTGAACTTTGGCGCGATGGCCGGCGCGATTGGCGGCGGCTGGCTGGCCGACCGCTTCAACATCAAGCACGTGCTGGTGGGCATGTACGTGCTGGCGGCGGTTTCGATCACGCTGCTCGGCTATCGGATGCCGACCGGCGCCCTGTTCGTGGTGGTAGCGCTGGCCGGCGCCTCGACCATCGGCACGCAGATCGTGACCTATGCCTACGCGGGGCAGTTCTATCCGGCGGCCGTGCGTGGCACGGGCATCGGCTGGGCGTCGGGCGTCGGCAGAAGCGGCGCGATCCTGGCGCCGATCGTGATCGGCGTCCTGGTGGGCATGTCGCTGTCACACCAGCAGAACTTCGCGGCGATGGCCGTGCCGGCCGTCATCGCCGTGGTCGCCGTGCTGCTGATCGACCACAAGCGCTCGGCGTCGGTCATCGGCAGCGCGTCGCCCCAGGCCGGCGCGGCGCAGCCGGTGGCCATGCAGGTCAGTCCCGGCGGATCCTGA
- a CDS encoding CheR family methyltransferase — protein sequence MARTPVKSTPSQLHFPVVGIGASAGGIEALKAFFEALPTRTGAAYVIVLHLSPDHSSVLPEVLANVTSMPVRQVTDAVPIEANYVYLIPPSKVLVMEDSYLRVQPPASNAERRMAIDLFLRSLAEAHRDRAVGIVLSGAGSDGAVGLTRVKELGGIVLAQQPEDAAFSSMPRAAIATGQVDLTLPVADMPQRLMEMWSSGRRIRAVTDAPAESDDGLAGDHERVLREIMVILRTRTAHDFRQYKRATVLRRVERRMQVNGLSDLQDYRDFLHDHPDETPLLLQDMLISVTNFFRDKEAFDVLEKEVMPLVVENRFANEPLRIWSAGCATGEEAYSIAMLLQEASSRTADGVPYQVFATDIDERAISFARLGLYPESILADVEPTRARQFLTKDAAHYRVKKELREHVLFALHNLLRDPPFSRLDMICCRNLLIYLDREAQLDVLRTFHFALRPGGYLFLGSSEAADSVSTLFTVVDKKARIYRANVAVRADAPVPMSASMQSLRMPVTVMQPQGRRKFSFGDLHQRLVEQHAPPSVLVSRESDIVHLSDRAGRFLEYAGGEPSHNVIAAVRPELRLELRTAIFQALQTNHSVEARRVQLTRDGRNFFVNMVARPVHDAEANADFVLILFHEVEDSMGEASDTPQKRQPDPIVSQLERELQRTKEQLQATIEQSETSTEELKASNEELQAINEELRSATEELETSKEELQSINEELVTVNAELKSKVEETGKINDDLQNLITANDIGTIFVDRNIRIKRYTPRAVDVFSIIPSDIGRSLLDITHRLDYPNLADDAAEAFDSLRLIEREVPSNDGRWYLARFLPYRTTEDRIDGAVLSFIDITSRMAAEARLREGERRMRIVAESTRDYAIITFDDDGRVTSWNLGAERIFGHAEAEMLGQPADVLFTPEDREHGVPAEEMSRARKFGRVEEDRWHLRKDGTRFRSSGVLSRLDQSGISGFAKIARDLDEVLPPSAPRRDPGFWNASAHDQRDEFLAVASHELKHPLNLISASTELIARAPETRGNPLIARAAETIRRTVQGQAQIIDDLLDMSRVRTGKLSVSRATIDLVAVVRHVCGAVREEAAQHDTALEEHLPAEPLWIEADVTRIEQVVWNLLRNALNFTPAGGRITVSLTQADGKAQLTVRDTGQGIEPEALPHIFDMYRQAHTPKGRARGLGIGLNLVKEIVTLHGGAVRAESAGRGHGATFSVTLPLGRLRRDAAADGDGTAASSMLRGLHVMLVDDDEETVDTFRLLLETEGAVVDVATSGESALARMDARRPDLLLSDIGMPDMDGYQLVHRLREHVALKDVPAIALSGYGRHSDVEAALRAGFNAHLPKPVLLDNLLSTLMRLRHR from the coding sequence ATGGCCCGAACCCCGGTGAAGTCCACTCCCAGCCAACTTCATTTCCCGGTTGTCGGGATCGGCGCGTCGGCCGGCGGAATCGAGGCGTTGAAGGCATTTTTCGAGGCCCTGCCCACGCGCACCGGCGCCGCCTACGTCATCGTCCTGCACCTGTCCCCCGACCACTCCAGTGTGCTGCCGGAAGTGCTGGCCAACGTCACGTCCATGCCGGTCCGGCAGGTCACGGACGCCGTCCCGATCGAAGCCAATTACGTCTACCTGATCCCGCCGTCGAAGGTGCTGGTCATGGAGGACAGCTACCTGCGCGTGCAGCCCCCGGCGTCCAACGCGGAACGCCGGATGGCGATCGACCTGTTCCTGCGCTCGCTGGCCGAGGCGCACCGCGACCGCGCCGTGGGCATCGTGCTGTCGGGCGCGGGGTCCGACGGTGCCGTCGGGCTGACGCGCGTGAAGGAACTAGGTGGCATCGTGCTGGCCCAGCAGCCCGAGGATGCGGCGTTCTCCAGCATGCCGCGCGCGGCCATCGCCACGGGCCAGGTGGACCTGACGCTGCCGGTGGCCGACATGCCGCAGCGGCTGATGGAGATGTGGTCCAGCGGCCGCCGGATCCGCGCCGTGACCGACGCACCCGCCGAGAGCGACGACGGGCTTGCCGGCGACCACGAGCGCGTGCTGCGCGAGATCATGGTCATCCTGCGCACCCGCACGGCGCACGATTTCCGGCAGTACAAGCGCGCGACGGTGCTGCGGCGCGTGGAGCGCCGCATGCAGGTCAACGGCCTGTCGGACCTGCAGGACTATCGCGATTTCCTGCACGACCATCCCGACGAGACGCCGCTGCTGCTGCAGGACATGCTGATCAGCGTGACCAACTTCTTCCGCGACAAGGAAGCGTTCGACGTCCTGGAAAAGGAAGTGATGCCGCTGGTGGTGGAGAACCGCTTCGCCAACGAGCCGCTCCGCATCTGGTCGGCCGGCTGCGCCACGGGCGAAGAGGCGTACTCGATTGCGATGCTGCTGCAGGAGGCGTCGTCGCGCACCGCCGACGGCGTGCCCTACCAGGTGTTCGCCACCGACATCGACGAACGCGCCATCTCGTTCGCGCGGCTGGGCCTGTATCCCGAGTCGATCCTGGCCGACGTGGAACCGACCCGCGCGCGGCAGTTCCTGACCAAGGACGCCGCCCACTACCGCGTCAAGAAGGAATTGCGCGAGCACGTGCTGTTCGCGCTGCACAACCTGCTGCGCGATCCGCCGTTCTCGCGGCTGGACATGATCTGCTGCCGCAACCTGCTGATCTACCTGGACCGCGAGGCGCAGCTTGACGTGCTGCGCACGTTCCACTTCGCGCTGCGTCCGGGCGGCTATCTGTTCCTGGGCAGCTCCGAGGCGGCCGACAGCGTCAGCACGCTGTTCACCGTGGTGGACAAGAAGGCGCGCATCTACCGCGCCAACGTGGCGGTCCGCGCCGATGCACCGGTGCCGATGTCGGCGTCGATGCAGAGCCTGCGCATGCCGGTCACCGTGATGCAGCCGCAGGGCCGCCGCAAGTTCTCTTTCGGCGACTTGCACCAGCGGCTGGTGGAGCAGCATGCGCCGCCGAGCGTGCTGGTCAGCCGCGAATCGGACATCGTGCACCTGTCGGACCGCGCCGGGCGCTTTCTCGAATACGCGGGCGGCGAGCCGTCCCACAACGTCATTGCGGCGGTACGGCCCGAGTTGCGGCTGGAACTGCGCACGGCCATCTTCCAGGCGCTGCAGACCAATCACAGCGTGGAGGCGCGGCGCGTGCAACTGACGCGCGATGGCCGCAATTTCTTCGTCAACATGGTGGCGCGGCCCGTGCATGACGCCGAGGCCAACGCCGATTTCGTGCTGATCCTGTTCCACGAGGTCGAGGACAGCATGGGCGAGGCGTCCGACACGCCGCAGAAGCGCCAGCCAGACCCGATCGTCAGCCAGCTCGAACGCGAGTTGCAGCGCACCAAGGAGCAGTTGCAGGCCACCATCGAGCAGTCCGAGACGTCGACCGAGGAACTGAAGGCGTCCAACGAGGAACTGCAGGCGATCAACGAGGAACTGCGCTCGGCCACCGAAGAGCTGGAAACCAGCAAGGAAGAGCTGCAGTCGATCAACGAGGAACTGGTCACCGTCAACGCCGAGCTGAAGTCGAAGGTCGAGGAAACCGGCAAGATCAACGACGACCTGCAGAACCTGATTACCGCCAACGACATCGGCACGATCTTCGTCGACCGCAATATCCGCATCAAGCGCTACACGCCGCGCGCGGTGGACGTGTTCAGCATCATCCCGTCCGATATCGGGCGCTCGCTGCTGGACATTACGCACCGGCTGGACTACCCGAACCTGGCCGACGACGCGGCCGAGGCGTTCGACTCGCTGCGGCTGATCGAGCGCGAGGTACCGAGCAACGACGGCCGCTGGTACCTGGCGCGCTTCCTGCCGTACCGCACGACCGAGGATCGCATTGATGGCGCCGTGCTGTCGTTCATCGACATCACGTCGCGCATGGCGGCCGAAGCCCGGCTGCGCGAGGGCGAGCGCCGCATGCGCATCGTGGCGGAGAGTACGCGCGATTACGCGATCATCACGTTCGACGACGACGGCCGCGTCACGAGCTGGAACCTGGGCGCCGAGCGCATCTTCGGGCATGCCGAGGCCGAGATGCTGGGCCAGCCGGCCGACGTGCTGTTCACGCCCGAAGACCGCGAGCACGGCGTGCCGGCCGAGGAAATGTCCCGCGCGCGCAAGTTCGGGCGCGTGGAGGAAGACCGCTGGCACCTGCGCAAGGACGGCACGCGCTTTCGTTCCAGCGGCGTGCTGTCGCGGCTGGACCAGTCCGGCATCAGCGGGTTTGCCAAGATCGCGCGCGACCTGGACGAGGTGCTGCCCCCCAGCGCGCCGCGCCGCGACCCCGGCTTCTGGAATGCGTCAGCGCACGACCAGCGCGACGAGTTCCTGGCCGTGGCGTCACACGAACTGAAGCACCCGCTGAACCTGATCAGCGCCAGTACCGAACTGATCGCGCGGGCGCCCGAGACGCGCGGCAACCCGCTGATCGCGCGCGCGGCCGAGACCATCCGCCGCACCGTGCAGGGCCAGGCGCAGATCATCGACGACCTGCTCGACATGTCGCGCGTGCGCACCGGCAAGCTGTCGGTCTCGCGCGCCACCATCGACCTCGTGGCGGTCGTCCGCCACGTCTGCGGCGCCGTGCGCGAGGAAGCCGCGCAGCACGACACCGCGCTGGAAGAACACCTGCCGGCCGAGCCGCTCTGGATCGAGGCCGACGTCACGCGCATCGAGCAGGTGGTGTGGAACCTGCTGCGCAACGCGCTGAACTTCACGCCGGCGGGCGGCCGCATCACCGTGTCGCTGACGCAGGCCGATGGCAAGGCGCAGCTGACGGTGCGCGACACGGGGCAGGGGATCGAGCCCGAGGCGCTGCCCCATATCTTCGATATGTACCGGCAGGCCCACACGCCCAAGGGCCGCGCGCGCGGGCTGGGCATCGGGCTGAACCTCGTCAAGGAAATCGTCACGCTGCATGGCGGGGCCGTGCGGGCCGAATCCGCGGGGCGCGGACACGGCGCAACGTTCTCGGTGACGCTGCCGCTGGGCCGGTTGCGCCGCGATGCCGCGGCCGATGGCGACGGCACCGCCGCTTCGTCGATGTTGCGCGGCCTGCATGTGATGCTGGTGGACGACGACGAGGAAACCGTGGATACGTTCCGGCTGCTGCTGGAAACGGAAGGCGCGGTCGTCGACGTGGCGACCAGCGGCGAATCGGCGCTGGCGCGCATGGATGCCCGGCGGCCGGACCTGCTGCTGTCCGATATCGGCATGCCCGACATGGACGGCTACCAGCTGGTGCACCGCCTGCGCGAACACGTGGCGCTGAAGGACGTGCCGGCGATCGCGCTCAGCGGCTACGGCCGCCACAGCGACGTGGAAGCGGCGCTGCGTGCCGGCTTCAACGCCCACCTGCCCAAGCCTGTCCTGCTCGACAACCTGCTCTCCACGCTCATGCGCCTTCGGCATCGCTGA
- a CDS encoding recombinase family protein: MPSTHFYTNQADSLRDFEAECLSLDAAGYVVDLGQAWWERVPAAVAALDRPRMQLLLRRLRAGDTVVTLRLCSIGSSVRDVRATVERFRTLGVRLYCVETGDSSLTEAGSPIFRTLVAVEGLERTTRSARMKASAELAVERGSRLGRRPALAATVHDEIRAALRQGTSVSELARMFKVSRQTIMRIRDGRAE; this comes from the coding sequence ATGCCCTCGACCCACTTCTATACGAACCAGGCCGATTCCCTGCGGGATTTCGAGGCCGAGTGCCTGAGCCTGGACGCAGCCGGCTATGTGGTCGACCTGGGGCAGGCATGGTGGGAGCGCGTGCCGGCCGCCGTGGCCGCGCTGGACCGGCCCCGCATGCAACTGCTGCTGCGGCGGCTGCGCGCCGGCGATACGGTCGTGACGCTCAGGCTGTGCAGCATCGGCAGCTCGGTGCGCGACGTGCGCGCGACGGTCGAACGGTTTCGCACGCTGGGCGTCAGGCTCTACTGCGTCGAAACCGGCGACAGTTCGCTGACCGAGGCCGGCTCGCCGATCTTCCGCACGCTGGTGGCCGTGGAAGGACTGGAACGCACCACGCGCAGCGCCCGCATGAAGGCCAGCGCGGAACTGGCCGTGGAACGCGGCAGCCGGCTGGGCCGGCGCCCGGCGCTGGCCGCGACCGTGCACGACGAGATCCGCGCGGCGCTGCGGCAGGGCACGTCGGTCAGCGAGCTGGCGCGCATGTTCAAGGTGTCGCGCCAGACCATCATGCGCATCCGCGACGGCCGCGCCGAGTGA
- the benC gene encoding benzoate 1,2-dioxygenase electron transfer component BenC yields MSSYNIALNFEDGVTRFVECRAGEKVLDAAFRARINLPMDCSDGVCGTCKCRAESGRYDLGDDYIEDALSDDEKASGLVLTCQMVPESDCVIAVPASSAVCKTEQSQFAATVASVVPHNDAAVVLELDVDSIPPVFLAGQYVNIDVPGSGQHRSYSFSSAPGASRISFLIKKIPGGVMSTWLETARPGHKVNLTGPLGSFYLRAVERPLLFLAGGTGLAPFLSMLEVLVRAASDQKVHLIYGVTRDLDLVQVGAIEAYAARLPNFTYTTVVADDASCHPCKGWVTQHLPPACLHDGNVDVYLCGPPPMVDAVRKHFDDNGVKPNSFHYEKFTPNAVAVAA; encoded by the coding sequence ATGTCCAGCTACAACATTGCATTGAACTTCGAAGACGGCGTGACTCGCTTTGTCGAGTGCCGGGCCGGTGAAAAGGTACTGGACGCCGCGTTCCGCGCCCGGATCAACCTGCCGATGGATTGCTCCGACGGCGTCTGCGGCACGTGCAAGTGCCGCGCCGAAAGCGGCCGTTACGACCTTGGCGACGACTACATCGAGGACGCGCTCAGTGACGACGAGAAGGCCAGCGGCCTCGTGCTGACCTGCCAGATGGTGCCCGAGAGCGACTGCGTGATCGCGGTGCCGGCGTCGTCGGCGGTGTGCAAGACCGAGCAGAGCCAGTTTGCCGCGACGGTGGCCAGCGTGGTGCCGCACAACGACGCCGCCGTGGTGCTCGAACTCGACGTCGACAGCATCCCGCCGGTCTTCCTGGCGGGCCAATACGTCAACATCGACGTGCCGGGCAGCGGCCAGCATCGCTCGTACTCGTTCTCGTCCGCGCCCGGTGCGTCGCGCATCAGCTTCCTGATCAAGAAGATTCCCGGCGGCGTCATGAGCACCTGGCTGGAGACCGCGCGGCCTGGGCACAAGGTCAACCTGACCGGCCCGCTCGGCAGCTTCTACCTGCGCGCCGTAGAGCGCCCGCTGCTGTTCCTGGCCGGCGGCACCGGGCTGGCGCCGTTCCTGTCGATGCTCGAAGTGCTGGTGCGCGCGGCGTCCGACCAGAAGGTACACCTGATCTACGGCGTGACGCGCGATCTCGATCTGGTGCAGGTCGGCGCGATCGAAGCCTACGCCGCGCGGCTGCCGAACTTCACGTACACCACCGTGGTGGCCGACGACGCGTCGTGCCACCCGTGCAAGGGCTGGGTCACGCAGCACTTGCCGCCCGCCTGCCTGCACGACGGCAACGTGGACGTGTACCTGTGCGGGCCGCCGCCGATGGTGGACGCCGTGCGCAAGCATTTCGATGACAACGGCGTGAAGCCCAACAGCTTCCACTACGAGAAGTTCACGCCCAACGCCGTGGCGGTGGCGGCATGA
- the benB gene encoding benzoate 1,2-dioxygenase small subunit, with the protein MSFDHPSICQALYREARFLDDRQWDEWLACYADDVTYWMPAWDDDDQPTEDPQREISLMYYADRGGLEDRVFRIRTDRSSASMPEPRTSHYIANVEVLAERDDEVDVRYNFHTLSHRYKVTDQFFGTVFLTFRKVEGRLLIAAKKILLKNDYIRQVLDVYHV; encoded by the coding sequence ATGAGCTTCGACCATCCATCCATCTGCCAGGCGCTCTACCGCGAGGCGCGTTTCCTGGATGACCGCCAGTGGGACGAATGGCTGGCCTGCTACGCCGATGACGTCACCTACTGGATGCCGGCCTGGGACGACGACGACCAGCCCACCGAAGACCCGCAGCGCGAGATCTCCCTGATGTACTACGCTGATCGCGGCGGGCTGGAAGACCGCGTGTTCCGCATCCGGACCGACCGCAGCAGTGCGTCGATGCCCGAGCCGCGCACGAGCCACTACATCGCCAACGTCGAGGTACTGGCCGAACGCGACGACGAGGTGGACGTCCGCTACAACTTCCACACGCTCAGCCATCGCTACAAGGTGACCGACCAGTTTTTCGGCACGGTATTCCTCACGTTCCGCAAGGTGGAAGGCCGCCTGCTCATCGCGGCGAAGAAGATCTTGCTCAAGAACGACTACATCCGCCAGGTGCTCGACGTCTACCACGTCTGA
- the benD gene encoding benzoate diol dehydrogenase BenD, producing MSAGRFAGKVMVVTGAAQGIGRGVALRAAAEGAQVLLVDRAQFVGEVAAEAHGAAGFVADMETYAGAAAAMACAAETFGRIDILVNGVGGAIRMRPFAEFEPAQIDAEIRRSLMPTLYACHAVLPRMLAQGGGTIVNISSNATRGIRRVPYSAAKGGVNAMTQALAMEYGPHNIRVVAAAPGGTQAPPRRVPRNAAGDSAQERAWMAEAVTQVTGSTFLGRYGTLDEQVAPILFLASDEASYITGAVLPVAGGDNG from the coding sequence ATGAGTGCCGGACGCTTCGCGGGCAAGGTGATGGTCGTCACCGGGGCCGCGCAGGGCATCGGGCGCGGCGTGGCGCTGCGCGCTGCGGCCGAAGGCGCGCAAGTCCTGCTGGTGGATCGCGCCCAGTTTGTCGGCGAGGTCGCGGCCGAGGCACACGGGGCCGCCGGCTTCGTCGCCGACATGGAGACCTACGCGGGCGCCGCCGCCGCAATGGCCTGCGCGGCCGAGACGTTCGGCCGCATCGACATTCTCGTCAACGGCGTCGGCGGTGCCATCCGCATGCGGCCGTTCGCCGAATTCGAACCGGCGCAGATCGACGCGGAGATCCGCCGTTCGCTGATGCCGACGCTGTACGCCTGCCACGCCGTGCTGCCGCGCATGCTGGCGCAGGGGGGCGGCACCATCGTCAACATCTCGTCGAATGCCACGCGCGGCATCCGGCGCGTGCCGTACTCGGCCGCCAAGGGCGGCGTCAATGCGATGACCCAGGCGCTGGCCATGGAGTACGGGCCGCACAACATCCGCGTGGTGGCCGCCGCGCCGGGCGGTACGCAGGCACCGCCGCGCCGCGTGCCGCGCAATGCGGCCGGCGACAGCGCGCAGGAACGCGCCTGGATGGCCGAGGCGGTGACGCAGGTCACCGGCTCCACGTTCCTCGGGCGCTACGGCACGCTGGACGAACAGGTCGCACCGATCCTGTTCCTGGCGTCCGACGAAGCCAGCTACATCACGGGCGCCGTGCTGCCCGTGGCCGGCGGCGACAACGGGTAG